A window from Triticum aestivum cultivar Chinese Spring chromosome 6D, IWGSC CS RefSeq v2.1, whole genome shotgun sequence encodes these proteins:
- the LOC123143254 gene encoding external alternative NAD(P)H-ubiquinone oxidoreductase B1, mitochondrial — translation MSSSEAQASSLDKALVLGGGDLCAGSRGGKTVVALGVTVNTFNTPGVMGHCHFLKVMEDAQKIRKSVIDYFEKASPPNLSEEERRKILHFVIIGGGPTGVEFAVELHDFLVEDLVKLYPAIEEFVKITILQSGEHTMRVERSCSNNLSFGQDDQGVAKL, via the exons ATGTCATCGTCAGAGGCTCAGGCCTCCTCCCTGGACAAGGCACTCGTGCTAGGCGGCGGCGATCTGTGCGCCGGTTCAAG AGGTGGTAAGACG GTTGTTGCTCTTGGAGTTACTGTGAATACATTCAACACTCCTGGTGTGATGGGGCATTGCCACTTTCTGAAG GTAATGGAGGATGCCCAAAAGATTCGGAAGAGCGTGATAGACTACTTTGAAAAGGCGTCACCTCCTAACCTCAGTGAAGAGGAGAGAAGGAAGATCCTTCACTTTGTGATTATCGGTGGTGGACCTACTGGGGTTGAATTTGCGGTGGAGTTGCATGATTTTCTTGTCGAAGATCTGGTGAAGCTATATCCTGcaattgaagaatttgtgaagataacaATTCTGCAATCAGGAGAACATACAATGAGGGTTGAACGTTCCTGCAGTAATAACCTTAGTTTTGGGCAAGATGATCAAGGAGTAGCGAAACTTTAG